In the Streptomyces sp. WMMC940 genome, ACGCCGAGCACCTTTTCGGATATGCGACGGACCAGGTGCTCGGCAAGCCCCTCGGCGACTTCGCCGCCTGGCCGCACACCCCGGGGACCGGCACCGGCCTGGCCGAGGCGCTCCAACTGTCCCGCTGGGAGGGCAGCTACGGAATCCGCGGCACGGACGGCCGCGTCGTCCCCGTCTACGCCTCCCACCTCCGCGTGCGCGACACCCTGGGCGAGGCGTCCACCGTCTGCCTCCTGGTGCGCGACTACGAGCGGGCCGTGCTGCAGACGCCGACGCGCGCGCCCGCCGGGGACGGCGCCGGCCACGACAACCGCAACGCCGATCCCTTCGAGGTCTTCATCGGATCCCCGGCGCCCGACGACCTCGACGGCCTCCTCCAGCGCACGGTCGAACGCGCCCGCGACATGCTCGACGGCGACGCCGCGTTCCTGCTGCTGGCCACCGACGACGAGACGGAGCTCGAGGTACGGGCCACCACCGGACTCCCCTCGGCCCGCCAGCGCTTCGCCCGGGTCCCGGTCGAGGCCGGGACGGGACGCTACGGATCGGCCCGTATGCCCGCCGTCCACGAGGACCTCACCGCGGTCCCCGGGGCCGTCCCTCTCCTCAGTGGCACCGGGATGCGCTCCGTGGTCACCGTCCCGCTCAAGGTCGAAGGCCGGCTCACCGGCTCCCTGGGCGTGGCCGCCGAGGGCTCGGGCCGCTACTCCAACGAGGAGGCGCTGCGCCTGCAGTTCGCAGCCGACCGCATCGCGCTCGCCGTCGAGTCCGCACGCCTTGGCGAGCTGGAGCGGCTGCGCCGGGGATCCCTCAGCTTCCTCGTCGAGGCCTCGGACCTGCTGGCCGGCACTCTCGACCGCGACCAGACACTGGCGCTGATGGCACAGATGACGGTGCCGACGCTCGCCACCTGGTGTGCCGTGTACACGATCTCCGACCAGTCCTCCGAGCCGTACCTCTCGTACGTCCTCCACGAGGACGAGGAGCGCATCGACGGCCTGAAGGCCCTGCTCGCCAAGATCGACCCGCCGGACCCGGTTCCCACGCCCGGCGCACGGGTGTGGACCGCCCCGGCCGAGGCCGCGCACCAGGCCGCACTGCGCACCTCCATGCGTGAACTCGGCCTCGGCGCGGCCCATGTGTCGTCGGGCATCGGCACGACCCTGGCCACGGCCTCCGCGGTCGGCGGCGAGACCGTGGTCCTCCCTCTGGTCGCCCGAAATCGCGTCATCGGCATGCTGACGCTCGGCAAGCCGTCCGACGACCACTTCCGCCAGGAGATCCTGGAACTCGCCGAGGACCTTTCCCGCCGGGCCGCCCTCGCCCTGGACAATGCCAGGCTCTACTCGGAGCGCACGGCCATCAGCCAGTCCCTGCAGCGCAGTCTGCTGCCGCCGGGCCTGCCCCAGGTGCCGGGCGTTGAGGTGGAGGTCATCTACCGCGCGGCCGGCGAGGGCAACGAGGTCGGCGGAGACTTCTACGACCTCTTCCCTATCCGCGACGGGGCGTACGGCTTCGCCATCGGCGACGTCTGCGGAACGGGCCCGGAGGCCGCCGCGGTCACCGGTCTGGCCCGGCACGCCCTGCGGCTGCTGGCCCGGGAGGGCTTCGGAGGTCCGGCGGTGCTGGAACGCCTCAACGCGGCGATCCTCGACGAGGGCGCCCGCAGCCGCTTCCTCACGCTGCTGTACGGCGAGCTCTGGCCCCAGGAGGACGGCTCGGCGCTCCTGAAGGTCGTCTGCGCCGGACATCCGCTGCCGCTGCGGCTGCGCCAGGACGGCTCCGTGGAGCCAGCGGCCGATCCGCAGCCGCTGCTGGGCGTGATGGACGACCTGGAACTGTACGAGCAGACCGTCACTCTCGACCCGGGCGACGTCCTCCTCTGCGTCACGGACGGTGTCACGGAACGCCGTGAGGGAACGCGCATGCTCGGCGACGACGGCCTCAG is a window encoding:
- a CDS encoding SpoIIE family protein phosphatase; amino-acid sequence: MAEPGVETRTRSSEITARAAASFEPVGRSVATARAFVRDTLQGWGHSDVVDDAVVLTSELVTNAVIHAGTAAEVLCLRTVEGVRVEVADRYPEREIPMQGGTRAVAHPDRENGRGLLLCAALASRWGVEYTPTHKHVWFQLDLPQRAVGTRSAGPVLPPDLLPVADERVRVAVIQIDRNGAIGSWNDDAEHLFGYATDQVLGKPLGDFAAWPHTPGTGTGLAEALQLSRWEGSYGIRGTDGRVVPVYASHLRVRDTLGEASTVCLLVRDYERAVLQTPTRAPAGDGAGHDNRNADPFEVFIGSPAPDDLDGLLQRTVERARDMLDGDAAFLLLATDDETELEVRATTGLPSARQRFARVPVEAGTGRYGSARMPAVHEDLTAVPGAVPLLSGTGMRSVVTVPLKVEGRLTGSLGVAAEGSGRYSNEEALRLQFAADRIALAVESARLGELERLRRGSLSFLVEASDLLAGTLDRDQTLALMAQMTVPTLATWCAVYTISDQSSEPYLSYVLHEDEERIDGLKALLAKIDPPDPVPTPGARVWTAPAEAAHQAALRTSMRELGLGAAHVSSGIGTTLATASAVGGETVVLPLVARNRVIGMLTLGKPSDDHFRQEILELAEDLSRRAALALDNARLYSERTAISQSLQRSLLPPGLPQVPGVEVEVIYRAAGEGNEVGGDFYDLFPIRDGAYGFAIGDVCGTGPEAAAVTGLARHALRLLAREGFGGPAVLERLNAAILDEGARSRFLTLLYGELWPQEDGSALLKVVCAGHPLPLRLRQDGSVEPAADPQPLLGVMDDLELYEQTVTLDPGDVLLCVTDGVTERREGTRMLGDDGLSDVLTTCTGLTAGAVAARVLRAVERFAAEPASDDMAILAMRVPEPHAS